The following DNA comes from Miscanthus floridulus cultivar M001 chromosome 5, ASM1932011v1, whole genome shotgun sequence.
TTTGCTGGCAACTCTCTATCATTGCTGGCTGCCCAACAGTTCTTTTAACGAAGAGCTGCAGATGTGGTGTGTTGCTGGAGTACGGAAATTTCAGGAAATGTTCTTTGGTCGTGTTGAGGTTGTAGGGTTATTTGTCATCAGGATCGGGTTATGCTGTTGTATGTGTTTCAGGTAATCATCTCATTGTTCTTCATTGTTGTTTGCCTCGTTTGCCATCCCCACTCCCCAATGCGAGCGGGAACTACATTGGTCTTTATTGTTGTTTGCCTCGCTTGCCATCTTTGTTGATTGCCTCGTTTGCCATCCCCACTCCCCAGCCCATCTACGTGACTATATCCAGGCAATCAGGCATTGGGTTTTGGGCTGTGCCACATATTCACTCTTCAGCAATCTTATTCAAGTCGTGACATTATCAATTGTGCAACAGTTTTTTATTAAGAAGTTTCTCAAGTTGTACATCTACTCAAAataataagcatgagtacaaccGCACTAGCTACCCCAACACGAATAAACATCACTACGAGTTCAGAATCATACAACTTAGAAACGTTTATTTGACATCGTAGCACATCGATACTTCCACTCAACATAGCAAGGTACTGGGCAAACAGAACAGCTAGGTATTTTCCCGATTATCATAGCCAGTCACATAGCATTGATGAAAGAACTGGAACATGGTTAGCATTGCTGTAATCATCTCAGCATTGTACTGAAAACAGCTTCCCTCATTCGAAACAGAGATTATTCAGACAGTTCCCGAGCTTGCCAAAGCGGTGACAACATTGTGCATTCATACAAAAAGGACACTCCATGATGTTGGCGTAAGTAAAATTTTGAAGAAACCCAGACCAAGAGATTTTGGTACATGTCATGCTTAACCTGAAGAGTGGACACTTCATCATGAGGGCTTTCTCTGCGGGCAGATTCGCCACCAAGCCCTTCTTGGAGTAATAGTCAATCACCTGGGACAAACCAATTGTTTTCAAATTAGGAACAATATTGATCTAAAAAAATTACAGAGATACACAAATTGATTCTCATGACGTAAATCAGAACTATGAATAAAAAGTGGAGAGCCCAAAAGACTTATGTGATCACAAAAAACATATATGAATGAAAACTATAATAAAGGACATAAAAACGCATATCAAACAGGGCCCACCAAATCGTTGAACTTTATGCAGCACTACTATGACATAATTGATGATATAAATATTTAAATGGAAGGAAATCATCAATTCTTAAACAATAGAACCAATTTTTAGAAGGTAAGACACTAAATAACTttaatatatacatatatagtgGTACAagatatttttttagaaaaatgatTCTTTTAAAGAATAACATACATGCTCGGTTTGTCTGTGGAAGGCTTCAAGCCTTGACTTCAAAACCTCGGCTGTGTCATCTCTCCTTTGAATCAATGGCTCTCTAGTTacctttgtgaaaaagaagagcaAATACACAACAGATGATAAATATATTCTGGATAAAGTCACATAAACTTTCATGATTAATAGCTGAATACAAGAGAAGGCAGAAGTGCTTTCAATAATGCAGTTTTTTCTCCTTGCTGCAAAAAAGATAGCAATAACTGTAGAATGTATCTATGTGCATTTTTCATGAGCATGGTTTTCCTTGAGGGAGAAACAGGGTGCAGAAAGAGGCTGCACCACTGCTTAAACTAACCAGTACATCATGCAAGCAGAAATAATAGCATCCACAAGCAGAAATAATAGCATCCACGAGCAAACTCAAACCATAACAGTATCCTAATATTCACTCAGCCatttcttcttaatacaatgacatgcagctctcctgcgtgtttcaCCCAGCCATAATTGTCAAGATGCGATTACTCTAATTTATTATCTAACATATTGAAAAGTCATGCCACATGAAGCTGAGTGGAAAACTTGAACAACATACACGGTAAAATACTGAATCGATCCACACTAAGACTAGAAGAAAGTAGAAGCAATACAAATAAGATCATGCAAACATAAAATAAGCGGCTAAACTAAATGCTCTGTACTTGACTTACATCATCAACTCCTGGAGACTTTGGAGGTGCAAATTTTGTATGGTAAGTCCTACCACTGGCTGGGTGGATCCAACGACCAGTAATCCGTTCTTCCAATATAGCATCATCAATTGCAAAGTTCAGGACCTTGTCAACATTAGCACCTTGCTTTGCCAACATCTCATCGAGCTGTACAAGATGTCCAAAAAAAACAGCGTGGGGGGAAATTATACTAAATCAAATATAGAAACTACAAGAATATGATATAGGAATGTTTCTTCGTTGATGCATCGATCGAGCATCTGACCTTCTGTGCTTGAGTGACAGTTCTAGGGAAGCCATCAAGAATGAAACCTTTCTGGCATGAGGGTTTCTTCATAGCTTCATCAATAAGCTCCACAACCAAGCCATCTGAAACAAGCTCCCCCTAAAAGAGGAAGGACAATGGAGTCACAAAGAAACACTTCTGCTGGTTAGCATTTCTCTTATATGTTTTGGTCTGCTAACATTACCTTATCCACAACTTCTTTAGCTTTGATTCCTAGAGGTGTCTTGGCCACCACAGCAGCCCTCAGCATATCACCAGTGGCTAAATGGCACAGGCAATATTCATCCTTAATAAGGGGAGACTGAGTACCATTTCCAGAGCCAGGTGGGCCTACAAGATTAGTAAAAGGGGTGCCAAATTCTCCAAATCAGGAGCACTATAGAATAAAAATCAAAAGTCAACATGTTGTGAATGAGGAAACAAAAAGGCACTATGACATTACATCTTCCTATACAACACTACCCTACCAGAATAATATATCAAGTCAAACAGCatgacaaggaacaaggctacCATGAAAAAAGTACACCAAATAGCAGACACACCATACAATGCAATTTACTTGTGTTCAGTGTCACAGTCTAGTATCATTTTGTTAAAAACGTCTCCAAGAGCTCCTTAAAACTCCCTAATCGGCCCTCCAACAGTTTTGTATCTGAACTCCCTAAAGATAAGCACTTGGTAAATCTACCCCCTCAACTCACAAACATACACGTGGGTTCCACGCTTGCTATCTGTCCAAGGGCACTCCATCCGCTGCAGTTTTCCTCCTGTCCTGCTTGGCTTTTGAGTTTCATTACAAAGCTAAACTATTGGACGAAAGGCAAAAATAGAGCTCCCTATTTATTTTATTCACTTCACATAATCATTGGTTTACCAAGTAATTTTTAAGGAGCTTCGGAGATGGCAGGTAAATTTTTTTGCGATGTAAATGCATAATCATTAGCAACAAAAACTAAAAGTATAGTTGCATAAGGTTTGGATGACAATAAACATTGAGTGGACCCAATGTTAGAAAGGTGACAGGTCAGGCTAGCACTTGTCGAGATCTACATCACTACGCGCATGCACAAAGTTGCACCCATATCTTATCGTCATGGAAGAAAAGGCTTCCAGTTGTTAGGAACACAGTACCTCTTATCGTCATGGAAGAAAAGGCTTCCAGTTGTTAGGAACACAGTACCTCTAAAACGTAGATCAGGAGGATAAACATCTTACTTAGATGGAGAAACTGATTCCTCTACTTTGCCCTGGCGCAGTTGCGCCGCAGCCGCGTGGACGCCAGTGTCGTGGGAGCTCGGCGCGATGGAGTCCAGCGTagtggtggcgatgcagaggcgacgaTGACGCGAGGTGCCGCGGTCCGGTGGTGACGGCGAAGTCAGTGAGTCTTCCCGTCGCTGGTAGCACcctctttagatcgggttaggtttagctgttggtgggtcacggcggctcaggtcaacctcgtagttagagccctGGTCCCTacctctctttatagtgctatgcgacgggggcccaccaaccatggaatgGTTGGACGCCCCTGACCAgttgatccaagggcccaattagccgttggtggagatcaaactaataTTCTCCTCTTTGATCTCACCTTACATCTTTTaattttatatcatttacttttgttcattccattatagattagcgcatagagtatgtttcatcgtcacggtcaattgccgatagatttaacaactacaacacaacactctgttctgaaatagatacttaattTTGGATCTTCTTTTGTCCAGAAATTATAAGCTTTTCCTTAAAcctatgccggctacatgttctctgaacatgttgggtggtaagccttttgtaagcggattcgCGAGCATCATTTCAGTACTTATATGCTCTAAGACTTATgatatgatcccggactttatctttcacaacataatactttatgttaatgtgtttgacaacaccacttgacttattgttgtgagcatactgtactgccggattattatcgcagtataacttaagtggtctatagatgttgtcaaccaccttcaaaccgggtatgaacttctttagccagttcacctgccccgttgtctcataacacgctacaaactcgacatatattgtggatgatgtagtgacggtttgctttgagcttttccatgaaatagctccccctgcgagagtgaatacatatccagacgtggattttctatcatctctcgcataattagaatctgaatatcccaccatatggagtgaatctgatcttctatacgtcatcatgaggcttttcgttccttacaaataacgtaagactttctttactaattttcagtgttcggttccaggattgctctagaatccgTCAAGTAACTCGGTATATTAATTGAGGACAAGTGCTTGttgccttagaaaaatcatattttttttcatGGTGTCCAATAGAGATACtgtttaagaaagttgtaggattTGTTAATTATTCttcacttgttaattgttatgcacttggtctTACGGGTTAATATTTTGTATTGATTTTTCATATAcggaccgtgttcgacataattccgctcgaattagttcgttttcATAATTCTCAATAtttcgtaagttcgtgttcgttttcgttttcatattcaaatgtagaagtagaaaatGGTTCCAACCGTTTTTCATCCCTATGTGCGATGTAGAACCATATTATTTTTGAAAACAATAAAAATACTTTACATTTAAACAGTGCCCAAACCTGTAAAGATTATGTGGCATTTTAAAAAAAACCATGTATCAATATCGTTGAGAATGGCTTAAGGTAAAAAAAATGTCACCAAGAGCGCATAATTAACATTCAGCGCAAATAAaaaaaaaccaaataaaaaaacaTTTTGAGACGGAAATGATATGAAACCTACGGCATAATATCTGTCCACCTGGTCCAATTATCGCACTCCTCTCATCTACACCACCAAACCTCCGCCGCTCTTCGCCGTCTCACTCCCCTCCCCGTCCCAACCGTGGTCGCCTCGCTTCTCCCCGCCCGATTGTCCGGGACTCCGGGTCCCTAACGCCCATGGCCTCCGTCTCCCCCGCGGTCTCGGGCTCTCACCACGGCCGCTTCCTCCTCCCATCGTCCCCGCGCCGCCTCCCCCGGCCCCGCCCGCGCCCTCGTCCGCGCCTCCGCCTCGCCGCCTGCCACGCCGACATCCTCTTCCCCTCCTCATCATCGGAGGCCCGCGCACCGCCGGCCCCCGCGGTGGAGCCTTCCTCCGAATCTGCCACCGACTGCTTCGTCGACTGGCTGCGCGCGCGCGGCCTTCCCCCGGGCAAAGTGGACATCCGGGAGCGGCCAGTGCCCTGCTTGCGCGACGGCAAGGACCTGCCGCTGCGCTACGTCGCCGCCGGCGTCGACCTCCAGGTTGGTGTGTCAGCACTTAGATTTTTGTTTCCTGCAGTAATGATCGGATCATGACCTGGATTTTGTTGGCTGGCTCGTTTGTGGCGCAGGCGGGGGATGTGGTGTTCGAGGTGCCAATGTCCCTAGTCGTCACGCTGGAGCGGGTGCTCGGGGACGAATCAATCGGTGAGATAGCCTCTGGCTCTTGTAATCTATATATGTGGTTCAGTGGTTGTATTGGTTATTCAGTTCTGTCACTCATATGAATTGCCGAATTGGGGAGTTCCATTTCGTGGACGTACACTGGGCTATAATAAATTGATTTAGTATCGGAATAAGTCAATAACTGAACTGTTAATGGCAAGCATACTTTGCTCTAAGATTATGTGGCCTGGTCATTCCTCTCTTGACTCTTGAGTAGATGTCCTGAACACGGGTCTTTTGCATTTTTCAACATTTAGAGGCATGTTTACAATAACCAAGATATAAGAGGGACTGATTTAGACATTTAGGGCTTTCCCCAAAATATAGGCTGCTTGTCCCATTTTCATGTTTTGCATTACTATGTCCAAGCTTTTGGGCATGCCTTTGTGTTATTTAGCATTCTAGTTTGCAGCCACTGGCATCATGCATGCACACTTTTAGATCAGATTCCAGTGCTTGCACAAAATAAGAAAGAGGAGGGCAGGAGGCATTAGGTCCTATCTGTAACTTGACATTCGTGGAAACATCGATCATGTTTCAAAATGTTGTACCTTGACTTGGAACTtggaagcttactagaaatgCAAAACAGCTTTACCTTTTTTTTCCTGTTTCGGTTTTCATAGCTTTTTTCATGACATTGCATTTGTTGTCTGCATCTTTCGTTAGGTTGTTTTGTTATTAGTCAAGATAACAGGTAGTCgaagcatgaatgcatcaaaaattgatgtgatattTCTGTTTCATCCTTGTAAATGCATTTGTGCTTGTTGTATATTTTGCTTGTGTGATGTGTGCAGTCCACTGCTAATTCTGGTTCAGTAGTTCTCTGTGCTTTATGTTAACGATATTTCTCTTTATAACTTTTTATCCCTAAAGGGAATAACTACTTCAATGGTAACAATTACCCACCTGTGTCGCAACAATTTTGTGCCATTTGCCCATTTGCACAAAGATAAAAGTAACTGATTTATATGTCACAGATATGTTTCTCAGTTTGTTGATATTTTTGAACCATGCAGCTGAGTTGTTAACAAACAACAAGTTATCTGAGCTGGCATGCTTGGCATTGTATCTCATGTATGAGAAAAAGCAAGGAAAGGATTCATTTTGGTACCCCTACATTAAGGAACTTGACCGACATCGAGGAAGGGGGCAGCTGGCTGTTGAATCACCACTTCTATGGACTGAAAGTGAACTGGATTACCTTACTGGAAGCCCCTTGAAGGTTAGTGGTTTTACTCTGTTGTATCTCAATTCTCAATATAACATTATTTCTTTTTGATGTTGAAGGATTACTCAATATTCTGTAAGAACATTAATATCCTAACATAGATGATATGTTTGCAGGATGAAGTTGTTGCTAGAGATGAGGCAATAAGGAGAGAGTATAATGAGCTTGACACATTGTGGTTTATGGCAGGTTCACTATTTCAGGTATTCCTTGATCCTCCAAGCATATTTTCTTTCTAGGATTGGCTATATCGTCAACTGATCCTCTTTCTCACAGTGATTATTGTTTTGCAGCAATATCCTTTTGACATACCTACTGAGGCTTTTCCATTTGAAATATTCAAGCAGGCTTTTGTTGCCGTACAGTCTTGTGTGGTTCATTTGCAGGTAATGTGTTGTGATGGATTTATGTTTAAACAAGTATGGTTCTTCAATCTGTTGCTTGTACATTCATTGTATTTCTTCTTTGTGAAACTCGATGCTTATAATTTGTTCTGCAGTTAGCATGAAATGTAGAGAAATTTAGTGCTGAAGTGTTTAACATCGCCACACTCATCACTTGTAAAAACCTGACAATGTTTTTTTTTGCCACCAAATGTGCTTCTCTGAATTCTGTAGATTTAGTTCTTTTGCACATATTCTATTTAGACTTCCAGATTCTAAAGAATGTGAATATAGATCATTTAGTTTGCCCCCAGAAATTGTGGTCCAGTGCACAATGACCCGGTGCGGCGGTGCCCATTTGTTTTCAAAATTTATGTGCTTTACTTCTACATATGTCAATATGTGTTGGAAGAATGGAGCCTCGGAAGATGCCATCTGTTGTCAATTTGTCATTGTATTTAATCATGTAACTAGTGTCTGATAGGAAGAAGTTATCTGATGCACTGCAAAGGGTAGAACGACCTACATGTGGAGAAAAAATTATAGGACTTAAACCTTTAACAGAAGAAAGTATTACTATGTTATCATCTTTTGTGTGAGACCAACAGTGCTTAGTCTGCTGAGTGTTTGGTTGTTGGAGAAGTACTGAAATGCTCCCAATATACTTCTTATTCAAGAGCAGAAAGTTAGTTTAGCTCGAAGGTTCGCGCTAGTTCCCTTGGGGCCGCCACTATTGACTTACAAGAGCAACTGCAAAGCAATGTTGACAGCTGATGGTGATTCTGTTCGATTGGTGGTAGATCGGCCATATAAAGCCGGAGAACCAATAATCATCTGGTACTATGTTTTCTTCAGTTGCATCAACATTCTTGTCCTTCCTCATCATATTTTGCAATCTGAGATGCTGATCACTTAGTGCAGTTTTTGTGCATTATTTTGGTACATACGTTCAAGAACCTCAAATTATGTAGATTATACAGGTGTGGACCCCAAACAAATTCCAGGCTTGTTCTGAATTATGGTTTTGTTGATGAAGACAATCCCTTTGATCGCATAGCAATTGAGGTAGACAATCTTTATTATGCAGCAATCTTCTTTACTGTGTGGTTGATGTAACTCTGTTTGAATCACTGTTACAGGCATCTTTAAATACAGAAGATCCTCAATACCAAGAAAAGAGAATGGTTGCTCAGAGGAATGGAAAGCTTGCTATCCAAAATTTTAATGTGAGAACTTTTCCCCCTTCCTTTTGTAGTGAAGATTGTAAATGTTATACATTCATTTGCCTCGTTGAATCAGGTCTATGTAGGTAAAGAGAAACAAACTGTTGCAGAAATGCTGTCTTATTTGAGATTAGGATACATATCAGATCCAGATGAAATGCAGTCTATACTCTCTTCTGAAGGAGATACATGTCCAGTAAGTCTGCCTACTCTTCCTTGATGTTGCTACCTATTTCTTCATTGATTTGGTTGGGTGCTTCTAAAATATGATGCATACATGCACAAAAGCACTTGCCCTGATAATTATTTAACATTTTTCCTTTTTAGGATTGCGATTAGTACCTGtttgaccttttttttttttccttctgtATGGTCCAGTTTCGTGGTTTCTGGGCATAAACCTAGCCATTCAATTTAGATTCAATTGTTGTGGTGATTCTGTATGACTGCAGAACTTTTTATCATCAGGCTTTTTGATTGGACCTAAAACTAAAAACATGCCACCTATTTGTCCCCTATCATTGCATGTAAAATCCATAGGTTGAAGCTAGCTAGATGAGCAAGGCCTATATCTTGACAATTCTCTAGTTACACTGAAATGTTAATTTTTGCATGGACTTGTAACGGAAGGCAGAATATGTACCCTTGTTGCATTCAATTTTGAGAATTTGGTTGCATTAGAGATTTTCTTCAGGCATTCCATTCATAGTTTCCTATGTTTGGGATCGTAGCCAAGTATATTTTGGGTTGTAATCCAACTGAAATTGCTCATATTTGAGTACCTGCATGCCATTACTTGCTGTAGACATTAGCTTGGGTATAAAACTGCTGATAACCTGGGGTATGATTTTTCTTAAAACTACAGAAAGATGCTATGTAAATTTCAGCATAGTattctaacagcatgatgttttAATCTATGATTTGATATTTTGTTTACATTTGCTGTACTTCTCTAGCTTAGTCCATGTACAGAGCGAGCTGTACTTGATCAACTTGTTGGTTACCTGGAATCTCGGTTGGCTGGTTATCCAACAACTTTGGATGAAGATGAAGCTATGGTAATGAGCTTTGTGTTTTTTATGAGTTGTTTCTTGATCACTCGATGGACTTGCTGAATGGTATACCATTGCTTTGGTCACTGCCAGTTGGCAGATGGCAGTTTGGAACCAAAGAAGGAAGTTGCCACTAGGCTTGtaaggttagagaagaagatGCTCCATGCCTGTCTACAGGCCACAAATGAGTTTATAGACGACTTGCCAGACCACACAGTATCACCTTGCCCTGCTCCATATGCCCCTGAACTGAAATGAGGTACCACCGGCGATGATCTACATTTTATCAGTTTGTCAATTATAATGCTGTAGCATGTAATTTGTTCATTTTTCTTGCAGATTGCATGTTGTTTTCTTTTCCCAGATGGTCATACCATTAAGAATGTCAAAATTTGATCAATGTGCATCTCTATATGAAGACCATATATGCTGCAAGGTGGATATAGCATTTTAAAGAATCTGCTGCTTGTTTCCTTTAGAGATCACAGATATGTTAATTGCATGCTAGAAGGTAAATGAGGCAGACCAAAGTTGTATTAAATTGTCTCATGCCAAAAAGAACGCTACATAATACAAATTCACTGTTCATTGATACAAACGCTGCTTATATGGTTACAACTTGCCTGTTCCAGGAAATCGCATCTCTGGCTGTTCAAGTTAATAAGGATCTCATTGCTCTTCAGTGGGATATGGTAATGGTCTCCAACGGGATGTGGTCATGGTGTAGTTTGTTGCAATGGACGGAAGTGTGCATGTATCTCTTTTGTTAACCTAGTTGGTGTTGTATTTGCAACCTCCATTTGCTGATAATCATGGGCTAGGAATGCCAATCAACAATCATGATTCATGTACATAATGCTGACTGATCACTTTTTTTTTTCCGGAGACATGACTGGTCAAGTGGTCAGTGCCTCAGTGGTCATGGCTGTAGTTATCTCTAGGATTACTTGCAAAAGTGAATTCGGTGCAGAACTGGATTCAGTTGGCCATGCTGCCATGCGGCTGGCATTTCGAAAAAATCTTTGCCTGAACCCACAAGTTGAAAATTCCATTTACATTAGGCTCTGTCTGACTCATGACCTTAAGCTTGCCATAACGGAACAGCGCCATCCAGATCAGGCGGACAAAATGTTACGGGTAAGGCTACTGGAGGCAATATTGGGAGTTTTTTTTTGGcattttttgaaagtttttcataGATACGCCCCTGGAGGTATGTGCTTTGAAATAATAGACTCTGACCTCGGCGTCGTGATAATTGGCGCCGAGGtcacacgtctcggcgccatggtACGAGGATTGGAGCAATTGTGGATGTGGACGTGGCGGTGACCTGGCAACCGGCTCGGTGACGCTAAGCCGACAGACTATTGGGGCTGAGTCTTTCTCTCATTCGTCTGCTCGAGTTGGACGCCCTCTCTCTCACTCGCTCATCACCGCCGCCTGCTTGCCTCCTCACAGCGGGCGCCTGCCTTCTCAGCGTGCCCGCCCGCCTCCCCTGCACCACTGGCGACCCCGCTCCCTTCCCCGGCCGCCCGCCACCGCGCCAGGCCCTCCCCGCCGGCTCGTTGCCCCCCACTCCGCCTGGCCGCCTCATCACCCCCAGCCCCTCGCCCACCTCGGAGCCTCCCTGTCCTCCGTTTCGCGGGGGGCTAGGGGCCAGCGATCTCGGCGTCAAGACGGCTGCCACGTCCTCGTCACCTGTACTGCTACGCCGATGCTGGCCCCCTAGCTCGGCGCCAATTGCTCTGGCGCCGAGACATGTGACCTCGGCACCAATTGTCACAGGTGAGGCCAGAATCTAttttttgaaagcatacctccagAGGCATATctgtgaaaaactttcaaaaaaggggccaaaaacaaaaaaaa
Coding sequences within:
- the LOC136454901 gene encoding adenylate kinase 4-like, with the translated sequence MTIRGPPGSGNGTQSPLIKDEYCLCHLATGDMLRAAVVAKTPLGIKAKEVVDKGELVSDGLVVELIDEAMKKPSCQKGFILDGFPRTVTQAQKLDEMLAKQGANVDKVLNFAIDDAILEERITGRWIHPASGRTYHTKFAPPKSPGVDDVTREPLIQRRDDTAEVLKSRLEAFHRQTEHVIDYYSKKGLVANLPAEKALMMKCPLFRLSMTCTKISWSGFLQNFTYANIMECPFCMNAQCCHRFGKLGNCLNNLCFE
- the LOC136450204 gene encoding fructose-bisphosphate aldolase-lysine N-methyltransferase, chloroplastic-like; this translates as MASVSPAVSGSHHGRFLLPSSPRRLPRPRPRPRPRLRLAACHADILFPSSSSEARAPPAPAVEPSSESATDCFVDWLRARGLPPGKVDIRERPVPCLRDGKDLPLRYVAAGVDLQAGDVVFEVPMSLVVTLERVLGDESIAELLTNNKLSELACLALYLMYEKKQGKDSFWYPYIKELDRHRGRGQLAVESPLLWTESELDYLTGSPLKDEVVARDEAIRREYNELDTLWFMAGSLFQQYPFDIPTEAFPFEIFKQAFVAVQSCVVHLQKVSLARRFALVPLGPPLLTYKSNCKAMLTADGDSVRLVVDRPYKAGEPIIIWCGPQTNSRLVLNYGFVDEDNPFDRIAIEASLNTEDPQYQEKRMVAQRNGKLAIQNFNVYVGKEKQTVAEMLSYLRLGYISDPDEMQSILSSEGDTCPLSPCTERAVLDQLVGYLESRLAGYPTTLDEDEAMLADGSLEPKKEVATRLVRLEKKMLHACLQATNEFIDDLPDHTVSPCPAPYAPELK